A region of Hoplias malabaricus isolate fHopMal1 chromosome 12, fHopMal1.hap1, whole genome shotgun sequence DNA encodes the following proteins:
- the LOC136710770 gene encoding gamma-glutamylaminecyclotransferase C-like — MTHIFVYGTLKKGQPNHSRMLDVANGKAEFLSHAHTVEKYPLVIAGKYNIPFLLNVPGKGQQVQGEIYRVDDKMLEFLDRFEGCPKMYQRTRILLEEQQDVGEGNLTGGNTTESFVYSTNTYEPEWLQKPTFNSYDAYGDHGLLYVTREARDP; from the coding sequence ATGACACACATTTTCGTGTATGGCACTTTGAAAAAGGGCCAGCCAAACCACTCCAGGATGCTGGATGTTGCTAATGGCAAAGCTGAATTCCTGAGCCATGCTCACACAGTTGAGAAATACCCGCTTGTGATAGCAGGCAAGTATAATATTCCCTTCCTTCTTAATGTCCCTGGGAAGGGCCAGCAGGTCCAAGGAGAAATCTACAGAGTGGATGACAAGATGCTGGAGTTCTTGGACCGGTTTGAAGGTTGCCCCAAAATGTATCAACGAACACGCATACTTCTAGAAGAACAGCAAGATGTCGGAGAGGGAAATCTTACAGGGGGCAACACTACTGAGTCATTTGTTTATAGTACCAACACATATGAACCTGAGTGGCTTCAGAAGCCAACTTTCAACAGCTATGATGCTTATGGGGACCATGGACTGCTTTATGTGACTCGTGAAGCAAGAGACCCTTAG